A stretch of Maniola hyperantus chromosome 15, iAphHyp1.2, whole genome shotgun sequence DNA encodes these proteins:
- the LOC117988838 gene encoding calcitonin gene-related peptide type 1 receptor-like, with translation MYVIVALFSLAHGSGFAVIFIVRYGSQDVSEIIAVYEAGYSVSLVALLLSLAILFYFKSLRCARITVHMNLFASFALNNALWLAWYALVVRAPATLAASPAWCRALHAALQYALLTNYTWMLCEGLYLHTVLVSAFVSERRLLRALLLAGWLLPLPSAVVSAARRAAAGEPLCWADDGAPRLELALLVCAAVLLNLGFLCNIVRVLCTKLRAGGGAGPARPSATALHALRATCLLAPLLGLQYLLTPCRPARAARYWLLYEYATALTTSLQGLCVAVLYCFCNGEVLAQLRRRWRVLTFRARANSTTNTTVSFVRSGALGAGEEKV, from the exons atgtacgtaatcgtagcactgtttagtttggCTCATGGTAGCGGTTTTGCCGTTATATTTATTGTTCGATACGGTTCCCAGGACGTGAGCGAGATCATCGCCGTGTACGAGGCGGGCTACAGCGTGTCGCTGGTGGCGCTGCTGCTGTCGCTGGCCATCCTCTTCTACTTCAA GAGCCTGCGCTGCGCGCGCATCACGGTGCACATGAACCTGTTCGCGTCGTTCGCGCTCAACAACGCGCTGTGGCTGGCGTGGTACGCGCTGGTGGTGCGCGCGCCCGCCACGCTGGCCGCGTCGCCCGCCTGGTGCCGCGCGCTGCACGCCGCGCTGCAGTACGCGCTGCTCACCAACTACACGTGGATGCTGTGCGAGGGCCTGTACCTGCACACCGTGCTGGTCAGCGCCTTCGTGTCCGAGCGCCGCCTGCTGCGCGCGCTGCTGCTGGCGGGCTGGCTGCTGCCGCTGCCCAGCGCCGTCGtcagcgcggcgcggcgcgcggcggccggCGAGCCGCTGTGCTGGGCGGACGACGGCGCGCCGCGGCTGGAGCTGGCGCTGCTGGTGTGCGCCGCCGTGCTGCTCAACCTGGGCTTCCTGTGCAACATCGTGCGCGTGCTGTGCACCAAGCtgcgcgcgggcggcggcgcgggcccCGCGCGCCCGTCGGCCACGGCGCTGCACGCGCTGCGCGCCACGTGCCTGCTGGCGCCGCTGCTGGGCCTGCAGTACCTGCTGACGCCGTGCCGgccggcgcgcgcggcgcgctACTGGCTGCTGTACGAGTACGCCACGGCGCTCACCACGTCGCTGCAGGGGCTGTGCGTGGCCGTGCTGTACTGCTTCTGCAACGGCGAGGTGCTGGCGCAGCTGCGGCGGCGCTGGCGCGTGCTCACCTTCCGCGCGCGCGCCAACTCCACCACCAACACCACCGTCTCG TTCGTGCGGTCGGGGGCGCTAGGCGCGGGCGAGGAGAAGGTGTGA